One Roseimicrobium gellanilyticum DNA window includes the following coding sequences:
- a CDS encoding phytoene/squalene synthase family protein, producing the protein MTGEEQLGGKLLEGVSRSFYLTLKALPQGLREPISLAYLLARAADTLADTPSIAESIKQECLTEFDRLIQADVRDDAGEATLCERLRREFVPLQEDVSEARLLERLPEAFEAYRKSPPRLRDATRGVLDPIVKGQLMDIQRFPVDGQLRSLTTEDELDEYTYLVAGCVGGFWTKLCASELEGAIDPKVAFDDMLVWGIRYGKGLQLVNILRDIAKDIRMGRCYFPSEELAAHGLTLEMVQADPAKLVSVTASWRTRCREHLECGLQYLDALQHKRLRFATALPLLLGIRTLALINQADGAALVQGVKVSRGEVARILVEAGLANFKQGGLRKMAERLGK; encoded by the coding sequence ATGACGGGCGAGGAACAACTCGGAGGAAAGCTGCTGGAAGGCGTCTCACGCTCCTTCTACCTGACTTTGAAGGCCCTGCCGCAGGGCCTGCGGGAGCCCATTTCCCTGGCCTACCTGCTGGCACGTGCTGCGGATACCCTGGCAGATACGCCAAGCATCGCGGAATCCATCAAGCAGGAGTGCCTCACGGAGTTTGACCGTTTGATCCAAGCGGACGTGCGAGATGACGCCGGGGAAGCGACCCTGTGCGAACGGCTTCGGCGCGAGTTTGTGCCCCTTCAAGAGGACGTCAGCGAAGCCCGCCTCCTGGAGCGATTGCCGGAGGCCTTCGAGGCATACCGGAAATCTCCGCCACGTCTGCGCGATGCCACGCGTGGTGTATTAGATCCTATTGTGAAGGGACAGCTCATGGACATCCAGCGCTTCCCCGTGGATGGCCAGCTCCGCTCCCTGACCACCGAGGATGAACTGGACGAATACACCTACCTCGTGGCCGGCTGCGTCGGTGGCTTCTGGACCAAGCTCTGTGCCTCCGAACTGGAAGGCGCCATCGATCCCAAGGTAGCCTTCGACGACATGCTCGTCTGGGGCATCCGCTACGGCAAAGGCCTCCAGCTCGTGAACATCCTGCGCGACATCGCCAAGGACATCCGCATGGGCCGCTGCTACTTTCCCTCTGAAGAACTCGCCGCCCACGGCCTTACCCTCGAGATGGTGCAAGCCGACCCCGCGAAGTTGGTGTCTGTGACTGCATCGTGGCGCACGCGTTGTCGCGAGCATCTGGAGTGCGGTCTGCAATATCTCGATGCGCTGCAGCACAAGCGTTTGAGATTTGCCACTGCGTTGCCGTTGCTCCTTGGGATACGAACACTTGCTTTGATCAATCAAGCGGATGGCGCTGCGCTGGTGCAGGGCGTGAAGGTATCGCGTGGAGAAGTGGCGAGGATTCTGGTGGAGGCAGGGCTTGCCAATTTCAAGCAGGGTGGTCTGCGCAAGATGGCGGAAAGGCTGGGCAAGTAG